In Phycodurus eques isolate BA_2022a chromosome 10, UOR_Pequ_1.1, whole genome shotgun sequence, a genomic segment contains:
- the matn4 gene encoding matrilin-4 isoform X1 encodes MNSVSIQWSKMIRNTGIQVGSQDGAVWTKAVAMTMRRVAAAVALALLNMAAVAAARPKAGSEEKCQSGPADLVFLIDSSRSVRPHDFESMTKFIIDILDTLDIGLSATRVGVVQYSSQVRSEFSLNSYGDVSGMVDAIRRIVPLAQGTMTGLAIRYVINNAFSEHRGDRPEVPNVAVIVTDGRPQDRVAEVAAEAREKGIEIFAVGVARADTASLRAMASLPFEDHVFLVETFDLIHQFGLQFQDKLCGVDLCVESEHGCEHICESSPGSFRCLCLPGYTLNDDGKACAAIDLCADGAHDCEQICVSSPGVFACDCERGFTLNRDKKTCTTLDFCSFGNHTCDHECVSVLNGFRCRCKDGYRLMDDGAACQAIDLCADGEHDCEQICVSSPGVFACDCERGFTLNRDKKTCTPIDVCADGEHDCEQICVSAPGVFACECNRGFTLNRDKKTCTPSDVCNSPDHGCEHRCVSTAGSFYCVCPDGQLLQEDGKSCGSCKSAIVDLVLVIDGSKSVRPHNFELVKKFVNEVVDTLDVSEHGTRVGLVQYSSRVRAEFTLDRFHSADDIKAAVMKIEYMEKGTMTGLALAHMLESSFSEAEGARPSARGIPRIGLVFTDGRSQDDVSEYAKKAKRAGIVMYAVGVGKALEEELRQIASEPAEKHFYYASDFGAIGAIALNLKLNVCPEESQGEIEVKDPCACENLVDFQQATVTNLDRITQSLAAMSARVEQLERRLLNGK; translated from the exons CTGTTGCCATGACGATGAGGCGTGTGGCCGCGGCCGTCGCCCTGGCGCTGCTCAACATGGCCGCCGTTGCCGCCGCCAGGCCCAAAGCAG GTTCTGAGGAGAAATGCCAGTCGGGCCCGGCGGACCTGGTCTTCCTGATCGACAGCTCGCGCAGCGTCCGGCCGCACGACTTCGAGAGCATGACGAAGTTCATCATCGACATCCTGGACACGCTGGACATCGGACTCAGCGCCACCAGAGTGGGCGTGGTCCAGTACTCCAGTCAG GTCCGCAGCGAGTTCTCGTTGAACTCTTACGGCGACGTGTCCGGCATGGTGGACGCCATCCGGCGCATCGTGCCGCTGGCGCAGGGCACCATGACGGGCCTCGCCATCCGCTACGTCATCAACAACGCCTTCAGCGAGCACCGAGGCGACCGGCCCGAG GTGCCCAACGTGGCGGTCATCGTGACGGACGGCCGTCCTCAGGACCGCGTGGCGGAGGTGGCGGCGGAGGCTCGCGAGAAAGGCATCGAGATCTTCGCGGTGGGCGTGGCCCGGGCCGACACGGCGTCCCTCAGGGCCATGGCGTCCCTGCCCTTCGAGGACCACGTCTTCCTGGTGGAAACCTTTGACCTCATCCACCAGTTTGGACTTCAGTTCCAGGATAAACTCTGCG GTGTGGATCTTTGCGTGGAGTCCGAACACGGCTGTGAGCACATTTGTGAAAGTTCTCCAGGCTCTTTCCGCTGCCTCTGCCTGCCGGGATACACGCTCAACGACGACGGCAAGGCCTGCGCAG CCATCGACTTGTGCGCCGACGGCGCACACGACTGCGAGCAGATCTGCGTGAGTTCTCCCGGCGTCTTCGCGTGCGACTGCGAACGAGGTTTCACGCTCAACCGCGACAAGAAGACGTGCACCA CGTTGGACTTTTGTTCGTTCGGTAATCACACGTGCGACCACGAGTGCGTGAGCGTGCTGAACGGATTTCGGTGCCGCTGCAAAGACGGATACCGGCTGATGGACGACGGCGCCGCCTGCCAGG CCATCGACTTGTGCGCCGACGGCGAACACGACTGCGAGCAGATCTGCGTGAGTTCTCCCGGCGTCTTCGCGTGCGACTGCGAACGAGGTTTCACGCTCAACCGCGACAAGAAGACGTGCACGC cCATCGACGTGTGCGCCGACGGCGAACACGACTGCGAGCAGATCTGCGTGAGTGCTCCCGGCGTCTTCGCGTGCGAATGCAACCGAGGCTTCACGCTCAACCGTGACAAGAAGACGTGCACGC CCTCGGACGTGTGCAACTCGCCGGATCACGGATGCGAGCATCGCTGCGTGAGCACGGCGGGCTCGTTTTACTGCGTGTGCCCGGATGGGCAACTGCTGCAGGAGGACGGCAAGAGCTGTGGAT CGTGCAAGTCGGCCATCGTCGACCTGGTGCTGGTCATCGACGGTTCCAAGAGCGTTCGGCCTCACAACTTCGAGCTGGTCAAGAAGTTCGTCAACGAG GTGGTGGACACCCTGGACGTGTCGGAGCACGGCACCCGGGTGGGTCTGGTCCAGTACTCCAGTCGGGTGAGGGCCGAGTTCACCCTGGACCGGTTCCACAGCGCGGACGACATCAAAGCTGCCGTCATGAAG ATCGAGTACATGGAGAAGGGCACGATGACGGGCCTGGCGCTGGCGCACATGCTGGAGAGCAGCTTCTCGGAGGCGGAAGGGGCGCGGCCGTCGGCCCGCGGAATTCCCCGCATCGGTCTGGTCTTCACCGACGGACGCTCGCAGGACGACGTCAGCGAGTACGCCAAGAAGGCCAAACGAGCGG GAATCGTCATGTACGCGGTGGGCGTGGGCAAAGCGCTGGAGGAGGAGCTTCGCCAAATCGCCTCGGAGCCCGCGGAGAAGCATTTCTACTACGCCTCCGACTTCGGCGCCATCGGCGCCATTGCGCTCAACCTCAAACTCAACGTGTGTCCTG AGGAAAGCCAAGGCGAGATCGAGGTGAAGGATCCGTGCGCCTGCGAGAACCTGGTGGACTTCCAGCAGGCCACCGTGACCAACCTGGACCGCATCACGCAATCGC TGGCGGCGATGAGCGCCcgagtggagcagctggagcggCGGCTGCTCAACGGGAAGTGA
- the matn4 gene encoding matrilin-4 isoform X2, whose protein sequence is MNSVSIQWSKMIRNTGIQVGSQDGAVWTKAVAMTMRRVAAAVALALLNMAAVAAARPKAGSEEKCQSGPADLVFLIDSSRSVRPHDFESMTKFIIDILDTLDIGLSATRVGVVQYSSQVRSEFSLNSYGDVSGMVDAIRRIVPLAQGTMTGLAIRYVINNAFSEHRGDRPEVPNVAVIVTDGRPQDRVAEVAAEAREKGIEIFAVGVARADTASLRAMASLPFEDHVFLVETFDLIHQFGLQFQDKLCGVDLCVESEHGCEHICESSPGSFRCLCLPGYTLNDDGKACAAIDLCADGAHDCEQICVSSPGVFACDCERGFTLNRDKKTCTTIDVCADGEHDCEQICVSAPGVFACECNRGFTLNRDKKTCTPSDVCNSPDHGCEHRCVSTAGSFYCVCPDGQLLQEDGKSCGSCKSAIVDLVLVIDGSKSVRPHNFELVKKFVNEVVDTLDVSEHGTRVGLVQYSSRVRAEFTLDRFHSADDIKAAVMKIEYMEKGTMTGLALAHMLESSFSEAEGARPSARGIPRIGLVFTDGRSQDDVSEYAKKAKRAGIVMYAVGVGKALEEELRQIASEPAEKHFYYASDFGAIGAIALNLKLNVCPEESQGEIEVKDPCACENLVDFQQATVTNLDRITQSLAAMSARVEQLERRLLNGK, encoded by the exons CTGTTGCCATGACGATGAGGCGTGTGGCCGCGGCCGTCGCCCTGGCGCTGCTCAACATGGCCGCCGTTGCCGCCGCCAGGCCCAAAGCAG GTTCTGAGGAGAAATGCCAGTCGGGCCCGGCGGACCTGGTCTTCCTGATCGACAGCTCGCGCAGCGTCCGGCCGCACGACTTCGAGAGCATGACGAAGTTCATCATCGACATCCTGGACACGCTGGACATCGGACTCAGCGCCACCAGAGTGGGCGTGGTCCAGTACTCCAGTCAG GTCCGCAGCGAGTTCTCGTTGAACTCTTACGGCGACGTGTCCGGCATGGTGGACGCCATCCGGCGCATCGTGCCGCTGGCGCAGGGCACCATGACGGGCCTCGCCATCCGCTACGTCATCAACAACGCCTTCAGCGAGCACCGAGGCGACCGGCCCGAG GTGCCCAACGTGGCGGTCATCGTGACGGACGGCCGTCCTCAGGACCGCGTGGCGGAGGTGGCGGCGGAGGCTCGCGAGAAAGGCATCGAGATCTTCGCGGTGGGCGTGGCCCGGGCCGACACGGCGTCCCTCAGGGCCATGGCGTCCCTGCCCTTCGAGGACCACGTCTTCCTGGTGGAAACCTTTGACCTCATCCACCAGTTTGGACTTCAGTTCCAGGATAAACTCTGCG GTGTGGATCTTTGCGTGGAGTCCGAACACGGCTGTGAGCACATTTGTGAAAGTTCTCCAGGCTCTTTCCGCTGCCTCTGCCTGCCGGGATACACGCTCAACGACGACGGCAAGGCCTGCGCAG CCATCGACTTGTGCGCCGACGGCGCACACGACTGCGAGCAGATCTGCGTGAGTTCTCCCGGCGTCTTCGCGTGCGACTGCGAACGAGGTTTCACGCTCAACCGCGACAAGAAGACGTGCACCA cCATCGACGTGTGCGCCGACGGCGAACACGACTGCGAGCAGATCTGCGTGAGTGCTCCCGGCGTCTTCGCGTGCGAATGCAACCGAGGCTTCACGCTCAACCGTGACAAGAAGACGTGCACGC CCTCGGACGTGTGCAACTCGCCGGATCACGGATGCGAGCATCGCTGCGTGAGCACGGCGGGCTCGTTTTACTGCGTGTGCCCGGATGGGCAACTGCTGCAGGAGGACGGCAAGAGCTGTGGAT CGTGCAAGTCGGCCATCGTCGACCTGGTGCTGGTCATCGACGGTTCCAAGAGCGTTCGGCCTCACAACTTCGAGCTGGTCAAGAAGTTCGTCAACGAG GTGGTGGACACCCTGGACGTGTCGGAGCACGGCACCCGGGTGGGTCTGGTCCAGTACTCCAGTCGGGTGAGGGCCGAGTTCACCCTGGACCGGTTCCACAGCGCGGACGACATCAAAGCTGCCGTCATGAAG ATCGAGTACATGGAGAAGGGCACGATGACGGGCCTGGCGCTGGCGCACATGCTGGAGAGCAGCTTCTCGGAGGCGGAAGGGGCGCGGCCGTCGGCCCGCGGAATTCCCCGCATCGGTCTGGTCTTCACCGACGGACGCTCGCAGGACGACGTCAGCGAGTACGCCAAGAAGGCCAAACGAGCGG GAATCGTCATGTACGCGGTGGGCGTGGGCAAAGCGCTGGAGGAGGAGCTTCGCCAAATCGCCTCGGAGCCCGCGGAGAAGCATTTCTACTACGCCTCCGACTTCGGCGCCATCGGCGCCATTGCGCTCAACCTCAAACTCAACGTGTGTCCTG AGGAAAGCCAAGGCGAGATCGAGGTGAAGGATCCGTGCGCCTGCGAGAACCTGGTGGACTTCCAGCAGGCCACCGTGACCAACCTGGACCGCATCACGCAATCGC TGGCGGCGATGAGCGCCcgagtggagcagctggagcggCGGCTGCTCAACGGGAAGTGA